A stretch of Gemmatimonadota bacterium DNA encodes these proteins:
- a CDS encoding glutamine--tRNA ligase/YqeY domain fusion protein, which yields MVAEDVATGRFGRAPATRFPPEPNGFLHMGHAKSICLNFGIAKEFGGTCNLRFDDTNPATEDMKYVEAIKKDVEWLGFRWDGLYFASDYFEKLYEVAELLVQKGKAYVDDQTEEQIRTNRGTVTSAGTPSPWRDRTPTENLDLLRRMKAGEFADGTCVLRARIDMAHPNMIMRDPLLLRIRRGAHHYRRGTAWNIFPLYDFAHGLSDAIEGITRSLCTLEFKDNRDIYEWLVQEAGFTAPPTQIEFARLELDYTVLSKRKLLRLVNEGHVTGWDDPRMPTIAGLRRRGVRPEAIRAFAEVIGVARKDARVEIASFEHAVRNDLNMEVPRVLCVLNPLKVVITNYPEGQVETLEAQDYPHDVPKTGTRQVPFSRELFVDRDDFMEDPPKKFYRLSVGREVRLRFGYLITCTEVIKDASGQVVELRCTYDPETRSGNAPDGRKVQGTIHWVSAAQALSCEVRLYDRLFSQPDPDDVPEGQDFISALNPGSLVIIPDAKIEPSVGQHPIGSRYQFERTGYFMSEPEDSTPGKLVFNRIVGLRDSWAKEVRRG from the coding sequence ATGGTCGCGGAGGACGTCGCCACCGGCCGCTTCGGCCGCGCCCCCGCGACGCGATTCCCCCCGGAGCCCAACGGCTTCCTGCACATGGGGCACGCCAAGTCGATCTGCCTCAACTTCGGCATCGCGAAGGAGTTCGGCGGGACCTGCAACCTCCGTTTCGACGACACGAATCCGGCGACGGAGGACATGAAGTACGTCGAGGCGATCAAGAAGGACGTCGAGTGGCTCGGCTTCAGGTGGGACGGGCTCTACTTCGCGTCGGACTACTTCGAGAAGCTCTACGAGGTCGCCGAACTCCTCGTGCAGAAGGGGAAGGCCTACGTCGACGACCAGACGGAGGAGCAGATCCGCACCAACCGCGGCACGGTGACCTCGGCGGGGACGCCGAGCCCGTGGCGCGACCGCACGCCCACGGAGAACCTCGACCTGCTGCGCCGCATGAAGGCGGGGGAGTTCGCCGACGGTACCTGCGTGCTGCGCGCCAGGATCGACATGGCGCACCCCAACATGATCATGCGCGACCCGCTGCTGCTGCGGATCCGCCGCGGCGCGCATCATTACCGCCGCGGGACGGCGTGGAACATCTTCCCGCTCTACGACTTCGCGCACGGCCTGAGCGACGCGATCGAGGGGATCACGCGCTCGCTCTGCACGCTCGAGTTCAAGGACAACCGCGACATCTACGAGTGGCTCGTGCAGGAGGCGGGGTTCACCGCGCCGCCGACGCAGATCGAGTTCGCGCGGCTCGAGCTCGACTATACGGTGCTCAGCAAGCGGAAGCTCCTGCGCCTGGTGAACGAGGGGCATGTGACGGGGTGGGACGACCCGCGGATGCCGACCATCGCCGGGCTGCGGCGCCGCGGCGTGCGCCCCGAGGCCATCCGCGCCTTCGCCGAGGTGATCGGCGTGGCGCGAAAGGACGCGCGGGTGGAGATCGCCTCCTTCGAGCATGCGGTGCGCAACGACCTCAACATGGAGGTCCCGCGCGTCCTGTGCGTGCTCAACCCGCTCAAGGTGGTGATCACGAACTACCCCGAGGGGCAGGTCGAGACGCTCGAGGCGCAGGACTACCCGCACGACGTGCCGAAGACGGGCACGCGGCAGGTGCCGTTCTCGCGCGAGCTGTTCGTGGATCGCGACGACTTCATGGAGGACCCGCCGAAGAAGTTCTATCGGCTCTCGGTCGGCCGAGAGGTGCGACTGCGCTTCGGCTACCTCATCACCTGCACCGAGGTCATCAAGGATGCCTCGGGGCAGGTCGTCGAACTGCGCTGCACCTACGACCCGGAGACGCGGAGCGGCAACGCCCCCGACGGACGCAAGGTGCAGGGCACCATCCACTGGGTCTCGGCGGCGCAGGCGCTCTCCTGCGAGGTGCGGCTCTATGACCGGCTCTTCTCGCAGCCCGATCCGGACGACGTGCCGGAGGGGCAGGACTTCATCAGCGCGCTCAATCCCGGCTCGCTCGTGATCATCCCTGACGCGAAGATCGAGCCGAGCGTGGGGCAGCACCCGATCGGCAGCCGCTATCAGTTCGAGCGGACGGGCTACTTCATGAGCGAGCCCGAGGACTCGACGCCGGGGAAGTTGGTGTTCAACCGGATCGTGGGGCTCAGGGACTCATGGGCGAAGGAAGTGCGGAGGGGCTGA
- a CDS encoding aminotransferase class V-fold PLP-dependent enzyme: MTLDRRGMLGALGGLAALRVLPGGEIDPAVPSGASMPQPGAAFPRRADFAIGPATTYLNAAYTHPIPRVSSEAARVAAERRAAALPAEPGRASPKQLFARLINAKPSEIAHVSSTSAGENLVMRALGLDHRFDGNVVTDGLHFEGALMHLDTLKRKGLDVRIARPTDDGRVELRDLARLIDRRTRLVQVSAAAMYNGFRHDLRAIADLAHAQGALVYVDLVHLAGAEPFDVAASGIDFAACSSFKWLMGDFGLGFLYARESAWDRIERPVVGYYQAAEIDQHVPPFLPAGAHDPVVYAFARSAAGLFEMGALTGMAEVGVALLARSLEYVMALGPDRIRTHRVPMIRRLQAEMPRLGFRSMTPADSTAGNVTFARRGVGASDVPRRLAAAGVEVRIAADWLRVSPSVYNDLADIDRLLEALA, translated from the coding sequence ATGACGCTCGACAGGCGCGGCATGCTCGGGGCGCTCGGCGGACTCGCCGCGCTGAGGGTCCTCCCCGGCGGCGAGATCGATCCCGCCGTCCCGTCCGGCGCCTCGATGCCGCAGCCCGGGGCCGCGTTCCCACGCCGCGCCGACTTCGCGATCGGGCCCGCGACGACGTACCTCAACGCCGCGTACACGCATCCCATCCCGCGCGTCTCGTCCGAGGCCGCGCGTGTCGCCGCCGAGCGGCGCGCCGCGGCGCTCCCCGCCGAGCCGGGCCGCGCGTCGCCCAAGCAGCTCTTCGCGCGCCTCATCAACGCCAAGCCGAGCGAGATCGCGCACGTGTCGAGCACGAGCGCCGGCGAGAACCTCGTGATGCGCGCACTCGGACTCGACCATCGCTTCGACGGCAACGTCGTGACCGACGGCCTCCACTTCGAGGGCGCGTTGATGCACCTCGACACGTTGAAGCGGAAGGGACTCGACGTGCGCATCGCGCGGCCGACGGACGACGGGCGCGTCGAGCTCCGGGACCTCGCGCGGCTCATCGACCGGCGGACGCGCCTCGTGCAGGTCTCCGCCGCCGCGATGTACAACGGCTTCCGTCATGACCTGAGGGCCATCGCCGACCTCGCGCACGCGCAGGGCGCGCTCGTGTACGTCGATCTCGTGCACCTCGCCGGCGCCGAGCCCTTCGACGTCGCCGCGAGCGGGATCGACTTCGCCGCCTGCTCGAGCTTCAAGTGGCTGATGGGCGACTTCGGACTCGGCTTCCTCTACGCGCGCGAATCGGCATGGGACCGCATCGAACGCCCGGTGGTCGGCTACTACCAGGCCGCCGAGATCGACCAGCACGTCCCGCCGTTCCTCCCCGCGGGCGCGCATGATCCCGTCGTGTACGCGTTCGCCCGCAGCGCGGCCGGCCTCTTCGAGATGGGGGCGCTCACCGGGATGGCCGAGGTGGGGGTCGCGCTGCTCGCGCGGTCGCTGGAGTACGTGATGGCGCTCGGCCCCGACCGCATCCGGACCCACCGCGTGCCGATGATCCGCCGGTTGCAGGCCGAGATGCCGCGCCTCGGGTTCCGGTCGATGACCCCCGCCGACTCGACCGCCGGGAACGTGACCTTCGCGCGGCGCGGCGTGGGCGCGAGCGACGTACCCAGGCGCCTCGCCGCCGCGGGCGTCGAGGTGCGCATCGCGGCCGACTGGCTGCGCGTGTCGCCGTCCGTCTACAACGACCTCGCCGACATCGACCGATTGCTCGAGGCCCTCGCATGA
- a CDS encoding putative metal-dependent hydrolase, translating to MTSDLSYPIGRFDRPGPSTAADRAARMDTLAALPANLRGAVRGLSDAQLDTPYRPGGWTVRQLVHHVADSHMNGYTRVKLALTEENPVIKPYAEAEWAKLPDSHLPVELSLSILDAVHARLDAILRSLTPEQWARPFLHPAGGPQTIDIWAALYAWHSRHHTAHVTALRERHGW from the coding sequence ATGACCAGCGACCTCTCGTACCCGATCGGCCGGTTCGATCGCCCCGGCCCGAGCACCGCGGCCGACCGTGCGGCCCGGATGGACACCCTCGCCGCCCTCCCGGCGAACCTCCGCGGCGCGGTCCGCGGACTCTCGGACGCCCAGCTCGACACCCCGTACCGCCCCGGCGGCTGGACCGTGCGGCAACTGGTGCATCATGTCGCCGACTCGCATATGAACGGCTACACGCGCGTGAAGCTGGCGCTCACCGAGGAGAACCCGGTGATCAAGCCGTACGCGGAGGCCGAGTGGGCGAAGCTGCCCGACTCGCACTTGCCGGTGGAGCTCTCGCTCTCGATCCTCGATGCGGTGCACGCGCGCCTCGACGCGATTCTGCGCAGCCTCACTCCCGAGCAGTGGGCGCGCCCCTTCCTGCACCCCGCTGGCGGCCCGCAGACGATCGACATCTGGGCCGCGCTCTACGCCTGGCACAGCCGCCACCACACGGCGCACGTCACCGCACTGCGCGAACGCCATGGCTGGTGA
- a CDS encoding carboxypeptidase regulatory-like domain-containing protein, translating to MTPLTSLARAAVAGALSLSLAVPGLAAQTIRGTVVRSTDDAPIIGVVVLLIDSTELARARGLSDARGTFQLRAPGPGTYRLRTLRIGFTATTGAPFALRADTTVRLPLDQIPVNLPAVTAAERTECRETMTGGLATAILWDEARTAILAADITIRDLDYRFDMMLHSRKLDTRPPPLLLESVFGRVRHEGIQPWTSFPPDTLEARGYVTPTDSGLRYVAPDLAVLLSPYFMRTHCFRMRDSSATPAGRIALEFWPHTAIRRSEIKGVLEFDARTRALHTVTFAYVNLPETVNDTLAGGEIEFAQLSNGAWIIPRWLIRAPIPVRTALGDTVRTAGTAVNTWRSDYRVVPTTSRLRVTGGDLLVVRQGRDTTTLWSRHTSQLIVRAVQAGGRELQPADGVAVAFAGSTEQEVSGPDGVVRFAGMVAGEYAVEVSTPYYSAFDIEPERFIVVFSMEPRTAEHRVRVRTLRELARDACGEKPGHAVLLGSVVQGDVVVRGAGVTARIPRGAASSLDEARTARARTTLEGRYAICEIPTGVELFITVVAADGTRLQQSTFIEAGETVAFLDLSLPASRPPRP from the coding sequence GTGACCCCCCTGACCTCCCTCGCGCGCGCGGCCGTCGCCGGTGCCCTCTCGCTCTCGCTCGCGGTCCCCGGCCTCGCGGCCCAGACGATCCGCGGCACCGTCGTGCGCAGCACCGACGACGCGCCGATCATCGGCGTGGTGGTGCTGCTCATCGACTCCACCGAGCTCGCCCGCGCCCGCGGTCTCTCCGACGCGCGCGGCACCTTCCAGCTGCGCGCGCCGGGCCCCGGGACCTATCGCCTGCGGACGCTCCGCATCGGCTTCACCGCCACGACCGGCGCACCGTTCGCCCTCCGCGCCGACACGACCGTGCGCCTCCCGCTCGACCAGATCCCGGTGAACCTCCCGGCGGTCACCGCGGCGGAGCGCACCGAGTGCCGCGAGACGATGACCGGTGGCCTCGCGACGGCGATCCTCTGGGACGAGGCGCGCACGGCGATCCTCGCCGCGGACATCACCATCCGCGACCTCGACTACCGTTTCGACATGATGCTGCACAGCCGCAAGCTCGACACGCGGCCGCCGCCGCTCCTGCTCGAGTCGGTCTTCGGGCGCGTGCGGCACGAGGGGATCCAGCCCTGGACGTCGTTCCCGCCCGACACGCTCGAGGCGCGCGGCTACGTCACGCCGACCGACTCGGGGCTGCGCTACGTCGCCCCGGACCTCGCCGTGCTCCTCTCGCCGTACTTCATGCGCACGCACTGCTTCCGCATGCGCGACTCGTCGGCCACGCCGGCGGGGCGCATCGCGCTGGAGTTCTGGCCGCACACCGCCATCCGCCGCTCGGAGATCAAGGGCGTCCTCGAGTTCGACGCGCGCACGCGCGCGCTGCACACGGTGACCTTCGCGTACGTGAACCTTCCCGAGACGGTCAACGACACCCTCGCGGGCGGCGAGATCGAGTTCGCGCAGCTCTCCAACGGCGCGTGGATCATCCCGCGCTGGCTCATCCGCGCGCCGATCCCGGTGCGCACCGCCCTCGGCGACACCGTACGCACCGCCGGCACCGCGGTGAACACCTGGCGCTCGGACTACCGCGTGGTCCCGACGACGTCGCGGCTCCGCGTCACCGGTGGCGACCTGCTCGTCGTGCGCCAGGGTCGCGACACGACGACCCTCTGGTCGCGGCACACCTCGCAGCTGATCGTGCGGGCGGTGCAGGCGGGTGGGCGCGAGCTCCAGCCCGCGGACGGCGTCGCCGTGGCCTTCGCCGGCTCGACCGAGCAGGAGGTGAGCGGCCCCGACGGCGTGGTGCGCTTCGCCGGGATGGTCGCCGGCGAGTACGCGGTGGAGGTGAGCACGCCGTACTACTCCGCGTTCGACATCGAGCCGGAGCGGTTCATCGTCGTCTTCTCGATGGAACCGCGCACCGCCGAGCATCGGGTGCGGGTGCGCACGCTGCGCGAGCTCGCGCGCGATGCCTGCGGCGAGAAGCCGGGCCACGCGGTCCTCCTCGGCTCGGTCGTCCAGGGAGACGTCGTCGTGCGCGGCGCGGGGGTGACGGCGCGCATCCCGCGCGGCGCGGCGTCGAGCCTCGACGAGGCGCGCACGGCGCGGGCGCGCACGACGCTCGAGGGGCGCTACGCGATCTGCGAGATCCCGACGGGCGTGGAGCTCTTCATCACCGTCGTCGCCGCCGACGGCACGCGCCTGCAGCAGTCCACGTTCATCGAGGCGGGCGAGACGGTGGCGTTCCTCGACCTCTCGCTCCCCGCCTCCCGTCCGCCGCGGCCGTAG
- a CDS encoding deoxyribodipyrimidine photo-lyase, whose translation MPAKLHPLTSDHVRDQLALRAVTANGVRTQPEGDYVLYWMQSTHRFEENWALRQAILHADRLGKPLLVHQGLDPTYEHANDRIHTVILENARALHRRAADLGFSYQFALRRRRGDDRRVVDRLAARAALVVTDRFPTAGIAERTARFVERAPCRVDLVESHGIVPSGAFVKEEYAARTIRPKIAKVLDLALEPVEERPAARALPDSVWRSLDVDRVDFRRFDVAAEVARCEIDHTVPPVPFASGLDGARARLTDFIADALPDYAERRNEPADVRGSSRLSPWLHFGQISAGEVLRTVRAAGHAESARKFEDELVTWRELALNFCLRNPEFRKLKGLPDWVHRTMAAHKDDPREAIYTREQLERGETHDELWNAAQRELVRTGHMHNVVRMLWGKSVMLWTARYKHALEHLIHLNDKWALDGRDPSSYGGIQWCFGKFDRPWFDKPVFGLMRPMSLARAREKFDAEAYIRMQR comes from the coding sequence ATGCCAGCGAAACTCCACCCCCTCACCTCGGACCACGTCCGCGACCAGCTCGCCCTGCGCGCGGTCACGGCCAATGGCGTGCGGACCCAGCCCGAGGGCGACTACGTCCTCTATTGGATGCAGTCCACGCACCGCTTCGAGGAGAACTGGGCGCTCCGCCAGGCCATCCTCCACGCCGACCGCCTCGGCAAGCCGCTGCTCGTGCACCAGGGACTCGACCCCACCTACGAGCACGCGAACGACCGCATCCATACGGTGATCCTCGAGAACGCGCGCGCCCTCCATCGCCGCGCCGCCGACCTCGGCTTCTCCTACCAGTTCGCCCTGCGCCGCCGCCGCGGCGACGACCGCCGCGTGGTCGACCGTCTCGCCGCGCGTGCGGCGCTCGTCGTGACCGACCGCTTCCCCACCGCCGGCATCGCCGAGCGCACCGCGCGCTTCGTCGAGCGCGCCCCGTGCCGCGTGGACCTCGTCGAGTCGCACGGCATCGTGCCGTCGGGCGCGTTCGTGAAGGAGGAGTACGCCGCGCGCACCATCCGTCCGAAGATCGCGAAGGTCCTCGACCTCGCGCTCGAGCCGGTCGAGGAACGTCCCGCCGCGCGCGCCCTGCCGGACAGCGTCTGGCGCTCGCTCGACGTCGATCGCGTGGACTTCCGCCGCTTCGACGTCGCCGCCGAGGTCGCGCGCTGCGAGATCGACCACACCGTGCCGCCCGTGCCCTTCGCGAGCGGACTCGACGGCGCCCGCGCGCGACTGACGGACTTCATCGCCGATGCCCTGCCCGACTACGCCGAGCGGCGCAACGAGCCCGCCGACGTGCGCGGCTCGTCGCGCCTCTCGCCCTGGCTCCACTTCGGGCAGATCAGCGCCGGCGAGGTGCTCCGCACCGTGCGCGCCGCCGGGCACGCCGAGAGCGCGCGGAAGTTCGAGGACGAGCTCGTGACCTGGCGCGAGCTCGCGCTCAACTTCTGCCTGCGCAACCCCGAGTTTCGGAAGCTCAAGGGGCTCCCCGACTGGGTGCACCGGACGATGGCGGCGCACAAGGACGACCCGCGCGAGGCGATCTACACCCGCGAGCAGCTCGAGCGCGGCGAGACGCACGACGAGCTCTGGAACGCCGCGCAGCGCGAGCTCGTCCGCACCGGGCACATGCACAACGTCGTGCGGATGCTGTGGGGCAAGTCGGTGATGCTCTGGACGGCGCGCTACAAGCACGCACTCGAGCATCTCATCCACCTGAACGACAAGTGGGCGCTCGACGGTCGCGACCCGTCGAGCTACGGCGGCATCCAATGGTGCTTCGGGAAGTTCGACCGCCCCTGGTTCGACAAGCCGGTCTTCGGGCTCATGCGGCCGATGAGTCTCGCGCGGGCGCGGGAGAAGTTCGATGCGGAGGCCTACATCCGGATGCAGCGTTGA
- a CDS encoding pyridoxal-phosphate dependent enzyme: MTSILPTPAEVRAAAARIASHVVRTPLIPSPGLSAIAGGEVLLKLECEQHGGSFKLRGALNALLSLTPAERARGVVASSAGNHGIGVAMAAELLHVPATIFVPTTAPAVKREKIAAHGARVDASCASYDAAESAARAHASATGATFVSPCTGRALLAGAGTVAAEILDDLPSAGTIVVCVGGGGLAGGVGGYVRGTAPGVRILGAQALRTNAMTLALRSGHPTDISDLPTLADGLAGLVDAEMLAQGQASLDGIATVDEDDLIEAIVWQHREHGLTVEGSGAAGVAALRSGALRPQAFPVVIVVSGRNIDAERWRGLVGGTPGARDSEHDG; encoded by the coding sequence ATGACGTCCATCCTGCCGACGCCGGCCGAGGTGCGCGCGGCCGCGGCTCGCATCGCATCGCACGTGGTGCGAACGCCACTGATCCCGTCTCCCGGTCTCTCCGCGATCGCGGGCGGCGAGGTGCTGCTCAAGCTGGAGTGCGAGCAGCACGGTGGATCGTTCAAGCTCCGCGGCGCACTGAACGCGCTGCTGTCACTCACTCCCGCCGAGCGGGCGCGCGGCGTCGTCGCGAGTTCCGCCGGCAATCATGGGATCGGCGTGGCGATGGCGGCGGAGCTGCTGCACGTCCCGGCGACGATCTTCGTGCCGACGACCGCGCCGGCGGTGAAGCGAGAGAAGATCGCGGCGCACGGCGCGCGCGTGGACGCGTCGTGCGCCAGCTACGATGCGGCCGAGTCGGCGGCGCGCGCGCATGCGTCGGCGACCGGTGCGACGTTCGTGAGTCCCTGCACCGGTCGCGCGTTGCTCGCCGGCGCGGGCACGGTGGCTGCCGAGATCCTCGATGACCTACCGAGTGCCGGGACGATCGTCGTGTGCGTGGGCGGCGGCGGGCTGGCCGGCGGGGTCGGCGGCTACGTGCGCGGGACCGCGCCGGGTGTGCGGATCCTCGGCGCGCAGGCGTTGCGCACCAACGCGATGACGCTCGCGTTGCGGTCCGGTCATCCAACGGACATCTCCGACCTGCCGACGCTCGCCGATGGTCTCGCGGGGCTCGTGGATGCGGAGATGCTGGCGCAGGGTCAGGCGTCGCTGGACGGGATCGCGACGGTGGACGAGGACGACTTGATCGAGGCGATCGTGTGGCAGCACCGCGAGCACGGGCTGACGGTCGAGGGTTCGGGCGCGGCCGGGGTGGCGGCGTTGCGGTCCGGCGCGCTGCGTCCGCAGGCGTTCCCCGTCGTGATCGTTGTGAGCGGTCGGAACATCGATGCGGAGCGGTGGCGTGGTCTGGTGGGCGGAACGCCGGGCGCCCGGGATTCGGAGCATGACGGGTGA
- a CDS encoding DUF4065 domain-containing protein: MPSVHDVAKYILEHHSPMTAMKLQKLLYYSQAWSLVWEEAPLFSERIEAWANGPVVREAYDVHKGQFLVDSWPLGDSSVLSTDQRETVDSVLEFYGDKTAQWLSDLTHAETPWKHARRGLEPGQRGETEITPAAMAEYYGSLA; the protein is encoded by the coding sequence ATGCCATCCGTTCATGACGTCGCAAAGTACATTCTAGAGCATCATTCGCCGATGACGGCGATGAAGCTCCAGAAGTTGCTTTACTACTCGCAGGCCTGGTCCCTTGTGTGGGAAGAGGCCCCGCTCTTCAGCGAGCGCATCGAGGCGTGGGCGAATGGTCCTGTCGTCCGTGAGGCGTACGACGTTCACAAGGGTCAGTTCCTCGTCGATTCGTGGCCCCTTGGCGACTCGTCCGTGCTTTCGACCGACCAGCGCGAGACCGTTGATTCCGTTTTGGAGTTCTACGGAGACAAGACCGCGCAGTGGCTCAGCGACTTGACGCACGCCGAGACGCCGTGGAAGCACGCACGACGTGGCCTCGAGCCCGGACAGCGGGGCGAGACGGAGATCACTCCCGCGGCGATGGCTGAGTACTACGGCTCGCTCGCCTAG
- a CDS encoding 1,4-dihydroxy-6-naphthoate synthase codes for MRELTFGYSPCPNDTFAFHALAHGLVDAPFKIKPVLLDIEELNRRAHKGEFDLTKLSVGAFGSVGKKYTMLRSGAALGHGVGPLVVTKHVKTLDEVAAGKIAIPGRETTAYQLLRLAAPAVKDVLEMRYDRILRAVAGGHAEAGLIIHESRFTYAEHGLLKLLDLGEWWEEQTGLPVPLAGICARSDMKPETRLAAEVAIRASVQHAMDDPKASAAYVRANAQEMSEEVCARHIALYVNEHSLDVGEEGIKAIARLVAAG; via the coding sequence GTGCGTGAACTGACCTTCGGTTACTCCCCCTGCCCCAACGACACCTTCGCCTTCCATGCGCTCGCGCACGGACTCGTGGACGCGCCGTTCAAGATCAAGCCCGTGCTCCTCGACATCGAGGAGCTCAACCGCCGCGCGCACAAGGGCGAGTTCGACCTCACCAAGCTGAGCGTCGGCGCGTTCGGTTCGGTGGGGAAGAAGTACACGATGCTGCGGAGCGGCGCCGCGCTCGGGCACGGCGTGGGGCCGCTCGTCGTGACCAAGCACGTGAAGACGCTCGACGAGGTCGCCGCGGGGAAGATCGCGATCCCCGGGCGCGAGACCACCGCCTACCAGCTCCTCCGCCTTGCGGCGCCGGCGGTGAAGGATGTGCTCGAGATGCGCTATGACCGCATCCTCCGCGCCGTCGCGGGCGGGCACGCCGAGGCGGGACTCATCATCCACGAGAGCCGCTTCACCTACGCCGAGCACGGTCTGCTCAAGCTCCTCGACCTCGGCGAGTGGTGGGAGGAACAGACGGGGCTTCCGGTGCCGCTCGCGGGGATCTGCGCGCGCAGCGACATGAAGCCGGAGACGCGCCTCGCCGCCGAGGTCGCGATCCGCGCGTCGGTGCAGCACGCGATGGACGACCCCAAGGCGAGCGCCGCCTACGTGCGCGCCAATGCGCAGGAGATGTCGGAGGAGGTGTGCGCGCGGCACATCGCGCTGTACGTGAACGAGCACAGCCTCGACGTGGGCGAGGAAGGGATCAAGGCGATCGCGCGGCTGGTCGCGGCGGGGTGA
- a CDS encoding integrase family protein, with product MATKHVRTHDPRNLRLKRVVDAIAPGPVRYMVWDASEPGFGIDVWPSGKRSWILFYRVHGLQRRIKLGDVGVLPPERARELAQQAKRDVSADRDPLLERRAKTAAAVEGRSATARAATFSTVADRYVEKLQLKRSARWAKEARRLLDREILPTLGAVPIGAVTVRHVEHLHHAMHDRPFLANRCKAVISAVLATALRDGDRPREAGNPATMVEAYDEPERKRILSAAEWRALAKAWPVLHAELAGAPAWDTRREQLDAIAMIALTGARVGAITARRVGDVDVDARTIAVRPAHKRVSRIFLGTAALTLAERLTKGRAASAYLFPGQERREGPTPETGGRDARPRRAAAPITGPAKAWARLRELAGLADFAVEDFRGCFASIGAELGYSTFVIGGVLGHSAKGVTERHYAARPDELLLTCADAVSAEVARRLGFTKSTKGTKRTTRTR from the coding sequence ATGGCGACGAAGCACGTGCGAACGCACGACCCCCGCAACCTCCGGCTAAAGCGCGTGGTCGACGCGATCGCGCCGGGGCCGGTCCGGTACATGGTGTGGGACGCCAGCGAGCCGGGGTTCGGCATCGATGTCTGGCCCTCCGGGAAGCGGTCGTGGATTCTCTTCTACCGCGTACACGGCCTCCAACGGCGCATCAAGCTCGGCGACGTGGGCGTGCTGCCCCCCGAGCGCGCCCGCGAGCTCGCCCAGCAGGCGAAGCGCGACGTGAGCGCCGACCGCGACCCCCTGCTGGAGCGGCGCGCCAAGACGGCCGCAGCGGTCGAAGGGCGTAGCGCCACGGCCCGCGCGGCGACGTTCTCGACGGTCGCCGACCGGTACGTGGAGAAGCTTCAGCTCAAGCGGAGCGCCCGCTGGGCGAAGGAAGCCCGGCGACTCCTCGACCGAGAGATTCTGCCGACCCTCGGCGCTGTGCCGATCGGCGCCGTCACCGTCCGACATGTGGAGCACCTGCACCACGCCATGCACGACCGGCCCTTCCTCGCGAATCGGTGCAAGGCGGTCATCTCGGCGGTGCTCGCGACCGCGCTGCGGGATGGGGACCGGCCTCGCGAGGCCGGCAACCCCGCGACGATGGTCGAAGCGTACGACGAGCCAGAGCGGAAGCGCATCCTGAGCGCGGCCGAGTGGCGCGCGCTGGCGAAGGCCTGGCCGGTCCTGCACGCCGAGCTTGCGGGCGCGCCCGCGTGGGACACGCGCCGCGAGCAGCTCGACGCGATCGCGATGATCGCGCTGACGGGCGCGCGCGTCGGGGCCATTACCGCCCGCCGCGTCGGCGATGTGGATGTGGACGCCCGGACCATCGCCGTCCGACCCGCGCACAAGCGAGTCAGCCGCATCTTCCTCGGCACGGCCGCGCTGACGCTGGCGGAGCGCCTGACGAAAGGACGCGCCGCGTCGGCCTACCTCTTTCCGGGGCAGGAGCGCCGCGAGGGACCCACGCCCGAGACAGGGGGGCGCGATGCCCGTCCACGGCGCGCGGCCGCGCCCATTACCGGCCCGGCTAAGGCGTGGGCGCGGCTCCGCGAGCTGGCGGGCCTCGCGGACTTCGCCGTCGAGGACTTCCGTGGGTGCTTTGCGTCGATCGGCGCGGAACTCGGCTACTCGACCTTTGTGATCGGCGGTGTCCTCGGGCACTCAGCCAAAGGCGTGACGGAGCGCCACTACGCCGCGCGTCCCGACGAACTCCTCCTCACCTGCGCGGATGCCGTCTCGGCCGAAGTCGCGCGCCGGCTGGGGTTCACGAAGAGCACGAAGGGCACCAAGCGCACGACTCGCACCCGCTGA